The Coffea arabica cultivar ET-39 chromosome 3c, Coffea Arabica ET-39 HiFi, whole genome shotgun sequence genome contains a region encoding:
- the LOC140037854 gene encoding uncharacterized protein, with translation MVHAMTNVEAEASGDVVTGKANRVADALSRKSRALREPTVEKQMENFELEIVDSTAKILTTLVVAPTLIDRIKEAQYSDDGFTKIKENIRVEPFDRLELKDDGSLWKEGRICVPRDEGLKQELLKEAHNLRFSIHPSGTKMYRDLKKNY, from the exons ATGGTGCATGCCATGACTAACGTTGAGGCGGAGGCGTCTGGTGACGTAGTCACAG GCAAAGCAAATAGGGTAGCAGATGCCCTTAGTCGGAAGTCAAGGGCATTAAGAGAACCCACGGTAGAGAAACAAATGGAGAATTTTGAATTAGAAATTGTGGACTCCACTGCCAAAATACTAACTACTCTAGTGGTCGCACCTACTTTGATAGATAGGATTAAGGAAGCACAATATTCAGATGACGGGTTTACTAAGATCAAGGAAAATATTAGAGTTGAACCTTTTGATAGGCTTGAATTGAAGGACGACGGGAGTTTGTGGAAAGAGGGTCGAATATGTGTGCCGAGGGATGAAGGATTGAAACAGGAATTACTAAAGGAGGCACACAATTTAAGATTCTCTATTCACCCCAGTGGGACCAAAATGTATCGGGACCTGAAGAAAAATTATTGA